One Chanodichthys erythropterus isolate Z2021 chromosome 10, ASM2448905v1, whole genome shotgun sequence DNA segment encodes these proteins:
- the h2ax1 gene encoding H2A.X variant histone family member 1 — protein sequence MSGRGKTGGKARAKAKSRSSRAGLQFPVGRVHRLLRKGNYAERVGAGAPVYLAAVLEYLTAEILELAGNAARDNKKTRIIPRHLQLAVRNDEELNKLLGGVTIAQGGVLPNIQAVLLPKKTEKPAKSK from the coding sequence ATGTCTGGAAGAGGTAAAACCGGTGGGAAGGCCCGCGCAAAGGCCAAGTCTCGTTCATCCAGAGCTGGACTTCAGTTTCCAGTCGGACGTGTACACAGATTATTACGCAAGGGAAATTACGCCGAGCGCGTAGGCGCAGGAGCCCCCGTGTATTTGGCCGCTGTCCTGGAATACCTAACGGCCGAGATCCTCGAGCTGGCAGGAAACGCAGCCCGAGACAACAAGAAAACAAGAATCATCCCCCGTCACCTGCAACTGGCTGTCCGCAACGACGAGGAGCTCAACAAGCTTTTAGGCGGCGTTACCATCGCGCAGGGCGGAGTGCTTCCAAATATCCAGGCAGTGCTGCTGCCCAAGAAAACCGAGAAGCCAGCCAAGAGCAAGTAA
- the hyou1 gene encoding hypoxia up-regulated protein 1, whose protein sequence is MRERLSLWAVFCLIVAFLPSQTESVAVMSVDLGSEWMKIAIVKPGVPMEIVLNKESRRKTPVAVCLKENERLFGDSALGVAVKNPKVVYRFLQSILGKTADNPQVAQYRKHFPEHQLHRDEKRGTVYFKFSEEIQYTPEELLGMMLNYSRILAQDFAEQPIKDAVITVPAYFNQAERRAVLQAAHIAGLKVLQLINDNTAVALNYGVFRRKDINSTAQNIMFYDMGSGSTTATIVTYQTIKTKESGAQPQLQIRGVGFDRTLGGFEMELRLRDHLAKLFNEQKKSKKDVRENLRAMAKLLKEAQRLKTVLSANAEHVAQIEGLMDDIDFKAKVTRSEFEALCEDLFDRVPGPVKEALAASEMNLEEIEQVILVGGSTRVPKVQDVLLKAVGKEELSKNINADEAAAMGAVYQAAALSKAFKVKTFLVRDAAVFPIQVEFNRETEEEDGVKTMKHNKRVLFQRMAPYPQRKVITFNRYTDDFVFYINYGDLSFLSEQDLKVFGSQNLTTVKLSGVGNSFKKHSDAESKGIKAHFNMDESGVLILDRVESVFETIVEEKEEESTLTKLGNTISSLFGGGSSEPSANVSEPVTDEEEVNPEAGKDQEQSEKQEETAQEKPEMEEGKEGEPQAEEQKADKEDKAETQGETEAEKAEKPEEKSNGEKAEENEADKKSKPQKKSKISEDITVELDVNDVLDPSTEDIEVSKKKLQDLTDRDLEKQEREKTLNSLEAFIFETQDKLYQDEYLAVVTEEEKEQITGKLSEASNWMDEEGYAAGTKELKEKLSELRKLCKAMFFRVEERKKWPDRLAALDSMLNHSSIFLKSAKLIPESDQIFTEVELKTLERVINETMTWKNKTVAEQEKLSPTEKPVLLSKDLEAKLSLLDREVNYLLNKAKFAKPKPKDKAKDKNSTSTENNKANSTEDAEKVILPKSDDAEEVKPAEEPPTEEKKEETIPELNAAENTDDTESTESSKSENHIEDEL, encoded by the exons ATGAGGGAAAGGCTGTCGTTATGGGCTGTTTTTTGCCTAATAGTAGCATTCCTGCCTTCTCAAACAG AATCAGTTGCGGTGATGTCTGTGGATTTGGGCAGTGAATGGATGAAAATTGCTATAGTGAAACCCGGTGTGCCAATGGAGATTGTATTAAACAA GGAGTCCCGGAGGAAAACTCCAGTCGCTGTGTGCTTAAAGGAAAACGAAAGGCTTTTTGGAGATAGTGCTTTAGGAGTG GCTGTGAAGAACCCCAAGGTGGTTTACAGATTCCTCCAGAGCATTTTGGGAAAGACGGCAGACAACCCACAGGTGGCGCAGTATCGGAAACACTTCCCTGAGCACCAGCTGCATAGAGATGAGAAAAGAGGAACCGTTTATTTCAAATTCTCAGA AGAGATACAGTATACTCCAGAGGAACTTTTGGGGATGATGTTGAACTATTCTCGAATTCTGGCTCAAGATTTTGCAG AGCAGCCCATAAAAGATGCGGTGATCACAGTGCCAGCCTATTTTAATCAGGCAGAACGCAGGGCTGTCTTGCAGGCTGCTCATATAGCAGGTCTAAAGGTCCTTCAGCTTATCAATGATAATACTGCTGTGGCTTTGAACTATGGAGTATTCCGGAGAAAAGACATCAACTCTACTGCACAG AATATCATGTTTTATGATATGGGATCGGGCAGCACAACAGCCACGATTGTCACATATCAGACAATAAAGACCAAAGAATCTGGTGCTCAGCCACAACTTCAGATCCGTGGAGTTGG CTTTGATAGAACACTCGGTGGCTTTGAGATGGAGCTGAGACTCAGAGATCATCTCGCCAAGCTCTTCAACGAACAGAAGAAATCAAAGAAGGATGTGAGGGAGAATCTGCGTGCCATGGCCAAACTCCTTAAAGAGGCTCAGAGACTCAAGACTGTGCTGAGTGCCAATGCTGAACATGTAGCACAG atTGAAGGTCTAATGGATGACATAGACTTCAAGGCAAAAGTGACTCGCTCTGAGTTCGAGGCCCTCTGTGAGGATCTGTTTGACAGAGTACCAGGACCTGTGAAGGAAGCTTTAGCTGCTTCTGAGATGAACCTG GAGGAGATTGAACAGGTTATTCTGGTTGGAGGATCCACCAGAGTGCCCAAAGTTCAGGATGTGCTTCTTAAAGCTGTGGGAAA AGAGGAACTGAGCAAGAACATCAATGCAGATGAAGCTGCAGCAATGGGCGCTGTCTATCAGGCCGCTGCCCTCAGCAAAGCCTTCAAAGTCAAAACTTTCTTAGTCCGTGATGCAGCTGTGTTTCCCATACAG GTTGAGTTCAATCGTGAGACTGAGGAAGAGGATGGCGTGAAGACCATGAAGCACAACAAGCGTGTTCTGTTCCAGAGAATGGCCCCCTATCCCCAGAGGAAAGTCATCACGTTCAATCGTTACACGGACGACTTTGTCTTTTACATCAACTATGGAGACCTCAGCTTTCTCAGTGAACAGGACCTGAA AGTGTTTGGCTCTCAGAATCTGACGACAGTGAAACTGTCTGGAGTGGGCAACAGCTTTAAGAAACATTCAGATGCTGAATCTAAGGGCATCAAGGCCCATTTCAACATGGATGAAAGTGGGGTGTTAATTCTGGACAGG GTGGAGTCAGTGTTTGAGACCATTGTGGAGGAGAAAGAGGAGGAGTCAACACTCACAA agcTTGGAAACACCATTTCCAGCCTGTTTGGGGGTGGCAGCTCAGAGCCAAGTGCAAATGTGTCGGAGCCAGTTACG GATGAAGAAGAAGTGAATCCAGAAGCTGGGAAAGATCAGGAACAGTCAGAGAAACAGGAAGAGACTGCACAGGAGAAACCCGAGATGGAAGAGGGAAAAGAGGGAGAGCCTCAGGCTGAAGAGCAGAAAGCCGACAAAGAGGATAAAGCGGAAACTCAG GGAGAGACAGAAGCAGAGAAAGCTGAAAAGCCTGAAGAGAAATCAAATGGAGAGAAAGCGGAAGAGAATGAGGCGGACAAGAAATCTAAACCCCAGAAAAAGAGCAAAATATCAGAAGACATCACAGTGGAGCTTGATGTGAATGACGTTCTCGATCCCAGCACAGAGGACATTGAAGTGTCCAAAAAGAA GCTGCAGGACCTGACTGACCGTGATTTGGAGAAGCAGGAGAGAGAAAAGACCCTGAACAGCCTGGAGGCTTTTATCTTTGAGACGCAG GATAAGCTGTATCAAGATGAGTATCTGGCTGTCGTGACTGAGGAGGAGAAGGAGCAGATCACGGGCAAGCTGAGCGAGGCTTCTAACTGGATGGATGAGGAAGGATATGCCGCTGGTACAAAGGAGCTGAAGGAAAAGTTGTCTGAGTTGAGAAAGCTTTGTAAAGCCATGTTCTTCAGAGTGGAGGAGAGAAAGAAATGGCCTGACAGACTGGCAGCTCTCGACAGCATGCTCAACCACTCATCCATCTTCCTCAA GAGTGCTAAACTGATTCCTGAGAGTGACCAGATCTTCACAGAGGTTGAACTGAAGACACTAGAGAGGGTCATCAATGAGACAATG aCATGGAAAAACAAGACCGTTGCTGAACAGGAGAAATTGTCCCCAACAGAGAAACCTGTTCTACTCTCGAAGGACCTTGAAGCTAAGCTTTCCCTCTTAGACAGGGAGGTCAACTACCTGCTGAACAAAGCAAAGTTTGCCAAACCGAAGCCTAAAGATAAGGCTAAAGACAAGAACAGCACCTCCACAGAGAACAACAAAGCTAACAGCACAGAAGATGCAGAGAAGGTTATTCTTCCCAAGAGCGATGATG CTGAAGAGGTGAAGCCAGCAGAGGAGCCTCCAACCgaagaaaaaaaggaagaaaccATACCTGAACTAAATGCAGCAGAAAATACGGATGATACAG aatcaaCAGAGAGCAGTAAATCTGAAAACCATATAGAGGATGAATTATAA
- the hist2h2l gene encoding histone H2B 3: MPEPAKSAPAPKKGSKKAVTKTQKKGDKKRRKTRKESYAIYVYKVLKQVHPDTGISSKAMGIMNSFVNDIFERIAGEASRLAHYNKRSTITSREIQTAVRLLLPGELAKHAVSEGTKAVTKYTSSK; the protein is encoded by the coding sequence ATGCCTGAACCTGCGAAGTCAGCGCCTGCTCCCAAAAAGGGGTCTAAAAAAGCTGTCACCAAGACCCAGAAGAAGGGGGATAAGAAAAGGCGTAAGACCAGGAAAGAGAGTTACGCCATTTACGTGTACAAAGTACTGAAACAAGTCCACCCGGACACCGGCATCTCCTCAAAAGCTATGGGTATAATGAACTCGTTTGTAAACGACATCTTCGAGCGCATCGCCGGAGAAGCCTCGCGCCTGGCGCACTACAACAAGCGCTCCACTATCACATCCCGGGAGATCCAGACGGCCGTGCGCCTGCTCCTGCCGGGAGAACTGGCCAAACACGCCGTGTCCGAGGGCACAAAGGCCGTGACCAAATACACCAGCTCCAAGTGA
- the si:ch73-261i21.5 gene encoding zona pellucida-like domain-containing protein 1, whose amino-acid sequence MWPALLVCQLVLILQSEAQSPCLTHPTFREPDNSDITVMCGTNRMDLYILLCPLYFYGYNESMVALNGNFAKPECKGTADWTANPPVLKFQFYITEPYISTCSNKLAITQEVGSGLFSDFSSVQSVNISGVVNTQDPNAGTITYRQEMKYLFSCRYPLQYLINNTELSVSGVSLAIKDNNGSFISTLSMLLFEDYTYTSRLFIPPTGLMLKTRVFVEVRATNLTERFKVLLDRCYTTTNPYPGNSTSFDLFVGCNHDLQTIMGVNGEQQVARFSFETFRFVEHRNRTVSTFYLHCATRLCESSFCRSLRQNCSTPARKRREVQSAQGTSVSDVATVSSGPIITKVDGKSSQPFERNHFNMQIKSTMVGVSVAAGVFGALCIIMLAMLVYKIRRDKYSVDKSTLFH is encoded by the exons ATGTGGCCGGCCCTCCTAGTGTGTCAGCTTGTCCTGATTCTCCAGTCGGAGGCTCAGAGTCCCTGCCTCACCCACCCAACATTCAGAGAACCAG acaaCTCGGATATCACAGTTATGTGTGGCACAAACAGGATGGATTTGTACATTTTGCTGTGCCCTCTGTACTTCTATGGATATAACGAATCCATGGTGGCTCTTAATGGTAACTTTGCCAAGCCCGAGTGCAAAGGAACCGCTGACTGGACCGCCAACCCACCTGTACTGAAATTCCAGTTCTACATCACTGAACCATACATATCTACTTGCTCCAATAAACTGGCG ATCACTCAGGAGGTGGGATCTGGGCTGTTCTCTGACTTCTCTAGTGTGCAGTCTGTGAACATCTCTGGGGTGGTCAACACTCAGGACCCCAATGCTGGAACCATCACCTACCGGCAGGAGATGAAATACCTCTTTTCCTGCAGATACCCACTGCAGTACTTGATCAACAACACGGAGCTGAGTGT ATCTGGAGTGAGTCTGGCAATTAAGGACAATAACGGTAGTTTCATCAGCACTCTGAGCATGCTTCTTTTTGAG GACTATACATATACATCTCGTCTCTTCATTCCTCCAACGGGTCTCATGCTGAAGACCAGGGTTTTTGTGGAAGTTCGAGCCACTAATCTCACAGAGAG GTTCAAGGTTCTGTTGGATCGATGTTATACAACCACTAACCCTTACCCAGGCAACAGCACATCATTTGACCTGTTCGTCGG ATGTAACCATGATCTACAAACCATAATGGGTGTGAATGGAGAACAGCAGGTGGCGCGCTTCTCGTTCGAGACCTTTCGCTTTGTAGAGCACAGAAACAGGACAGTGTCAACCTTTTATCTGCACTGTGCCACCAGGCTCTGCGAGAGCTCTTTCTGTAGATCCTTACGACAG AATTGCTCAACTCCTGCGAGAAAGAGGAGAGAAGTCCAGTCGGCTCAGGGAACCTCAGTGAGTGACGTCGCCACAGTGAGCTCTGGACCAATCATCACCAAAGTGGATGGTAAGAGCAGTCAGCCCTTTGAGAGAAATCATTTCAATATGCAAATCAAGTCAACAA TGGTGGGAGTCTCTGTGGCAGCGGGGGTATTCGGAGCACTGTGCATCATCATGCTGGCTATGCTTGTCTACAAGATCCGCAGGGACAAGTACAGTGTAGACAAATCAACACTTTTTCACTGA